In Rhodamnia argentea isolate NSW1041297 chromosome 1, ASM2092103v1, whole genome shotgun sequence, the genomic window CATCGATGGGAAGCGGAAACCTGGTAATAGAAAGTAAATTCTTTGTAACCACGTCATTTCTTATCTAAATTGTTTCATTTCTTCGAACATGGAGGGAGATGGAGAGATTGATGTCGAAAGGAATGTATTCATCGCatgcctttcctttttttttttcctcggttTTTGATGTAAAATGTTCATCTTATAGTATAATACAGCAACCGTGCCAGTTGCTTGCATGTGTTTTATTCTTGAACCAAAACTTTGGCACTAATTCAAAATGGCTTCAGTTGATTTCTGCCGTTGTTTAGATTGTGAAGTTACAATTCCTTGGTGTCTTATGTTTAGAAACTAAGCGGTTAAAAATTAAATGGAGTGCTACACTCGGGAAGTTCTATCCGTTACTAAACGAAATATCAAGCCGTCAGCACGTGAACGTTGACCGGCGCCTTGTGCAGGAAGACAACGCGGTGTGGAAGAAAAGCCATCTCAGATGATTGGCGTTTCTCAAAATGTGTTGAATTTGACTCTTCTTGCATCTAGAACCCGTCCTTGTCGTTATCCTGAATCCCACACGTAAATGGCCAGTCGTCATGTACGTACGCCTAGATAAAGGTGCTTATGTGTATGGACACAGAAATATGTTTTTCTTCTCCTAAAGTTCAGTCCTTGGCACGCAATTGAGACGCTATATTCGCAGAAAAGTTCtactttcatgaattttctaatcaaatcaCTCCCAAATCATCCCCACGACGTCCAGCGGTCTTGTTAAATGAACTTGGTCGAATCTGGCGTGGGAAGATTTGATGAGGAAATTCGTGAGAAATAGAAGAACTTGATTAAGCAGAATCAGATTTTTTATGCTATGTGTACAAGAGCAATTGGTCCGCAAGACTGCCCTTTTCATCATGATGGAACAGCTCACTCGGAGGAATCGAGAATATTATAACAATCAGCcgacaacaaaggaaaaataggtcgtatttgtaagaaaaaaaaaaaaaaaaaggagggcaGCCAGAATAGTGACTGGGCAGTTTCGTGGATAACAGTCAACTTGGATTGGTCTCAAGAGTCTTCACTCTCCAAACAGGTTGAGGCCAGCTTAACGCAAAAAACCAGACAACATCTCCTGCTCATCAAAGCTTGGTCCTATAAATCCTTCACCTGGCCATTCCTCTTCATCACGCTCCCTCTCTGGTACAAATTTGAGAAGATGGGTGTGGTCACTTTTGCGCACGAGCTAGAATCCCCGGTCGCTCCGGACCGCCTCTTCAGAGCCTTGATGCTTGATGCGCACACGCTATTCCCTATGCTTATGCCTCAGTACATCCAGAGCATTGACCTTATCCAAGGTGATGGAGGTGTCGGAAGTGTCAAGCAAACCAACTTCTCTCAAGGTTTGCCTCCAAATCCTCCTTCTTTTGCCGATCCCCATGCTGTTGTTTGGAAATAAGAAGGGGGGTTGCCGCCTCTTGCTTTGCTTATGTAGGAAGCTTGCTTAAATATGCGAAGCATCGGATGGACGCGCTGGACGCGGACAACTTCCGCTGCAAGTATACTCTGATCGAAGGGGACATACTCAGCGACGGCCTGAAGTCTGTGGTGTACGAGGTCGAGTTCTTCGATGATGGGAATGGCGGGTCCATCTGTAGGATGACGAGCGACTATTGTTCGGACCGGGACATCGAGTTCAGAGACGAGGACATAGAGGCCGGTAAGGATAGAGCAATGGAGTTGTACAGGGCTGTCGAGGCCTACTTGTTGGCGAATCCTTCTGCTTGCACTTAGTTTTGCTCTCATGGGGACCTTCTCGCTTGTTAGCTCTTGAATGTAGACTTAAATTGGCCCTTATGAGAGACTATAGTGAATTCTGTTGCTGAACCCGAAAGGTCTCTAATTTCGAGGTGGACGACCGAATGTCTGGTTAGACATCCGTGgaacaaatttgaaacttgataTTACCAGATTTCAGGTGCTCccccccctcaaaaaaaaaaaaaccagttaGCCCTTGGGATGTTGTTGAAGGAGTATTATCAAATGTCGTTTGCTTGATATAAATTAATATGATGATTGAGAGCAAAGACAAGAGAAAATTTCGAAGCTCACAATCAAGTTAATGGAATTGGCACCAGCAATATGTTTTTTTCATGGATTTCGCACAAACGAAGCGAAACATGCTCAAGGCTTTTATGCCCATTATCAGCCCCGTGCAAAAGACCGGCACCGTCTAGTAGGACTATATTAGATGCTTCCCTTGATGCTCCTATCCAGGTTGCTTATGTGATTCAACGCAACGTTCGGTTCTGGCCACTTGTTAGGGCAAAGTGTCTGGTTGCCATTCACACCGACGAGCGTGACGAGGTCATGTTTAGTTCTTTACTGGCTCTCCATATGACAGATTCGCTATCTAAGAAGCCCGGAAGTCGGTTAGAAATAGGGAGACCAAAGTTTCATAGCATAAATCAGTTCAGTTTTAGACCGAATGTGCCTAAATCCGGATCATCACTTGGTTGGCAATTAAGGGCAAACTGTAAAACTTATGACAGAACCAAGAGAAGGGCTACTGGTGCAGAATGACAGCATCTGGTTTTCTGCAGGGCTGCCTTGGAACCCACATAATGATTTATTCGTCAGCGTTAATTTCCGAAGCGCGAATGGAGCCATTTGCTGAATCTGCGGGGCTATGAAGGAAACATTTAGACACCGGGACGAAGAATTTGCTTGGCTCGTGCAGATACTAGAAGGTAACGCTTTACAGAAAATACTGCTGAAACTTGCATGAAATGGGTCATCGAGAACACACTCCATGAGGTTCTACATGTTAAAAGGAGAAGAAATCAGTGTAATATGGAAGTGACATTGAGCTGCTGTGTGGTAGACGGAGGAATCCTTTAAACCCTTAATGTGCTGTCAATGTCTAGCTACGTAATTCGGTGCCTGAGACTTGTCCATTTGGCTTTGTAATCTGTACAGTTTGGCTCTCTGTTGTTTGACAGCAGCTGAGCTTCTCTTAGGAGGTACAAATGAGGAGTAGCCGGTTGTGAAGACTGAAGAGCTCTCAATGCCCAAATCTCTAGCTACTCCCACATGAATGGTATAATGGAATActttgtataaaaaataaaaaattggtcTGAAGATCATACTTATGTTGACAGGAAAAAAGTATGGACATGAGAtgctatattattttttaaaaccagAAATTTTTTCTCCGTTCGAAAGAAAGCCCTAGTTCCCCCACCGAGGGGGCCGGGCAGCAGGAGGAAGAGATATAAAAGTTTGGATGCAAAGTATTTGCCTTTGCAATCATTGCGCATGTAGATGGAAGTACAAATaaagtcatgaacttttcaattgaatcaatttaatcctaaaccttttgtatttgtgccactCTAATCCATCCAataaattttgatcggaaatcattgacgtagACGAGACCATATCACATGGGACGACCGGCACCAACGTGgtatatttttagaatttttattttatcattttcctttttattcattGTGGCCGGCGAGTCCTCATTGGCCATTGGCAAGGGTCGAGGCCCGCAGCCAAGCCCTCATCAAGGCCAAGAGGGATCGGGTagaaggaggaagaaatacAAAAGTTTGGATGCGAAGTACTTGTCTTTATAATGACTATACATGTATGGACGGAATTTATACTGTCCAGGACAATATTAAGtatatttgatcaatttttcttaaaagtaCGTGGAAAGAAATCCAGCATTATcataataaaatcataaaaagatgTTATTGTGAAGTATAAGCAAAGTCTACCCATTACCGTAGAACTATTTAAATTACAAGAATTCTTACTTATTTATTGAAGATCGTTACCAGTTTTGTTCTATATAATGAGAAAGAAATTACAAGAATGTTATATTTATAAAATCAATATGAAATAAAAGTAATCATATCATTAAGTGGTAATTTTACTAACACAATCCATTCCATGTAAGAATAATCACTTACGTTTTGTAATAATACTAGGAATTGCAAGATTAATACAAATTACTGCcaataaatgatgcatgatacaCAGACGATAGTATTGTAGTTATTGCAATTAAGTTGGTGATTTGAATGAATgatgattaattttttattttgttttggaaGATTATCCaaaagataaatttataataaaaaaagcaatTTTCCTGGGAAATGTAAAATACCTAAACATTTTCTCAGCATCCGTCACCCCCCCGCGCTCTCTTCTGGTTCGCCATTCTCCTCTTCTTTGCTTCTCCATCCTCTTCACATCTGTCGGGAAATTCGTTGACTTCACTCGCCACTGctcaggttctctctctctctctctctctcgttgcgGTCATATGAAGATCTCGTACAAGCATATGGTGTGGCGCCGACGCGTGATGCTTTGGTTACAGATTGCGAAATCGAAGAGGACCGGAAATGGCGGCTTACATCGTATCCAGGCGCCTCTCGAGCGGATCAGGGACGCCTCCTTCGCAGCTTGTGGGTGCTTTGCGTTACGCGGCTTGCTGGAGATCGTATTCGACCGCTTTCCGAGAGGAAAGAGACACTTTTGGACCCATTCTTGTTCCCTCGGACAAGTTCGTCTCTTTCACCTTTTGTCTTGCTAGTTCTTATTAACTCTCGAACGATACGATGAAGATGTTGCCTTTTGACTATTGTCTGAAGCGCGTATTTATGTGCGCACGCGAGAATCGATGAAGCAGGGCATGCGCCTGGGCTGCTTTAAGTGTTTGAAAATTGATGGTTGTTGAATTTTCATTAGATTGTGGGGAGCGCAAACGCAAAGATCGCTGCAGAATTTTGACATCGGAGGCGAGCGTGAGCGGATGCCCGAGCCGATTGTTCGAGCTTTCGGCATCCTTAAGAAGTGTGCGGCCAAGGTCGTTTTCTTCAACTGATCCCTTTTCGGTTTTCTGGTGGATTTCATGTCAGGATTAGTTGTGTCGTTGAGTTATGCAAATGAACTTGTCATTTTAGGCCCTGTTTTTGTTGTGTACCGATACCGTCATACCATTGCAATGCTAGTGAGTAGTGAACCACATAGTTACACTTTAGCTTACCGTTTATTCCTCTGCCCCCTTGTATCGAATAGATTAAGTCTTATCTAACTTCGTATCCTATTACCAATCTCGTATTGTCACCATGGCATGAGTTGGAGTGCTTTGAAGCTCTATATTAGTTTATCTTCATAGTAATCCTACACTTTGTCTATTAATTAATGTTCTGAACTTTGAAGCTGTATTATCCGGGAAAATCACTTGAAACTTTTATGAAGCAGGATGTATGATTCAAACTCATACACCTAATTAATTGTCCTCAGCATCGTGCCATTATTTACTTCAAAAACACATTGTAGAAGGTAGTTGATTGTGTCAATGCTATAATTCTCAGGTTAACATGGAATACGGTCTCGATCCTTCCATAGGAAAAGCCATAATGCAAGCATCTCAAGAAGTAGCTGAGGGAAaattaaatgatcattttcccCTTGTCATATGGCAGACTGGCAGTGGCACTCAAAGTAACATGAATGCCAATGAGGTGAGCGCAATTATACATATACAACAAGGCGTCTAAGGCCTTGTGCTTTTCGGTACAATATGCTAATGCCCATGCGGATTACCACTGAAGTTTTGTTGCCATCTTTCTCGTTTGGGTTGCTAATTCTTTATTCTGGCATCCATTATGCTATTGGGAAGTCCCATTTTGTACGTATCTATCATGGTCTTGTGACAATCCTTATGTAACTCTCAAGTGACGGATctggagttttcttttttgggaaggGGGATAACGGCGGTTTGATTTGTTATTTCATGTGAATGTGGAAGCAGGATGATGGTAATTGCTAGAtgatttcttttcctaatcatttattttttttgaatttatgggTTATTGTAGGTGATTGCAAACAGAGCAGCTGAAATTCTTGGCCGTAAGCATGGAGAAAAGTTTGTGCACCCAAATGACCATGTGAACCGATCTCAATCTTCAAATGACACTTTCCCAACTGTAAGCTTTGTTTTCTTCATCACCAGATTACCACTGTCACTTGAGGCAAATTGTTTTCCTTGACCATTTTCTCCCACTTTTTTTAATCCTAAAGGGGATCTGATCCGGGGCATGTAGTGATATAACTCTATATCATTCATAAGAGAATAAAGAACTATGGAGTTTACTGTTAAACAAATGCGTTATTGTATTTCTCATATTATAGGTGATGCATATTGCGGCTGCAATGGAAACAAATTCAAGATTATTGCCAAGTCTTGGGAACTTGCATACTTCACTTCACTCAAAGGTTTGATAATTGTTAAGACCTAAAACACTTTTATCACCATTGTTGAAGTGCTCCCGTAGTAATGCTTTGTGTTtacattttttggtattttcgctTTAAAGGAAATGGAAATACTCTAGGATAATgcagttttctttctttcagcaCTGGATGTTTCACCATTCAACATTATTTTAGCCCTTTTGTACATGACACCTTCAATCTTCAagtaaactttatttttctgcTTATTTTACTTGTTACCTTCATTTTGTCTCTTTCAGATTGTCGATGCCAATTCTTTTAAAGAACTTCCAAGTTATGCTCATACATAAGATGTGCTAAGGAGTGATCCATATGCACAATTTCTCATTGTGAAAAATCTTCGTATTTTGtggatgtgtttttttttttgggtaaggttgTATTTTGTGGATGTTTTTGCTTTCTATATTCAATAACCTAAGCAAAATGGGGTATACCCATAGGACAAGCTTCACAAGTTTAATGTTttttgaccaaagaaaaaaaggttaaatGTTCGGGCTTATCTGTTATGTAGTGCTTATTCATGTGCAATGACGCTGAGCTTTCTTAAGGCCATGTTGTTTCTTCCTTCAGTGGATTTTCTAATTAATGTGACTAAGCTGAAAGATTCTGTGCACACTCATCGACTGCACTTTTGTCTGTTCACACGCACATTTGTGCATGTGCATTGGGCTATTTGTGTGTTTCACTAATAGTGCTTGCGCCTGTTTTCTCCAGAggcttcattttcttaaaatcagttagatcattttcattttttctccttAACAGTCCATCGAATTTAAGGATATTGTCAAAATTGGACGAACTCACACTCAAGATGCGACTCCTTTGACTCTGGGGCAAGAGTTTAGTGGCTATTGTACGCAAGTAAGCATTCCTTTCTGCTGTAGTCTAGTGGTAACACAATTTTAAGTTTGCTTTTCAGGAAGCACAGATATTAAGTTCCAAATCCTGCATGCATAGATGTAGTCTGTTATGTATGTACTTGGATGCCAACTTGTTTACTAGCTGGTGGCTCCAAGAGCTTTTATATCTATTGGCAACCAAAAAACGGAAAAATTAGTTGTATATATTTCTGATTATACAAAAGCCTGATATATTATGTGGCAACATAGAGGATGTAATTCATACAGAATGTTTCTATGGCAGGTTAAGTATGGAATTGACCGTGTCAACTGCACTCTACCTCGTATGTACCAGGTTCGTAGGAGCTACATATGTTCTTGCTCTCGATGTTCCTTCTTTTCGAGTTCTGATGGTTGGGGTTTGAGCAGCTTGCACAAGGTGGTACTGCTGTAGGTACCGGTCTGAACACAAAGAAAGGGTAGGTTTATCCTAACATAATTACTTCAATCTCACCTCAATATGTGCCATCCATGATGTAACGGTCATGGCTCTGGTTTGTAGTCCTGATTCTCAGCATATCTCACCTGTTAGCATCCTGCTGATTTGACTATAACTTTAGCAGTTTGGGCTGACTGCCTAAAATGAATATTTTACTGAGTGAGCATGATATGGCCAATCGTAGATAGGTTGTTTGAGGTCGTTTTCTCCCTAGATATGTTTCAAGTTGTCATGCTCTAGTTATTCTCGAACATTATTGACTGGGGGCTTTTCTTCGACGCATCACCAATATTTTACTGAGTGAGCATGATATGGCCAAT contains:
- the LOC115750152 gene encoding fumarate hydratase 1, mitochondrial, with translation MAAYIVSRRLSSGSGTPPSQLVGALRYAACWRSYSTAFREERDTFGPILVPSDKLWGAQTQRSLQNFDIGGERERMPEPIVRAFGILKKCAAKVNMEYGLDPSIGKAIMQASQEVAEGKLNDHFPLVIWQTGSGTQSNMNANEVIANRAAEILGRKHGEKFVHPNDHVNRSQSSNDTFPTVMHIAAAMETNSRLLPSLGNLHTSLHSKSIEFKDIVKIGRTHTQDATPLTLGQEFSGYCTQVKYGIDRVNCTLPRMYQLAQGGTAVGTGLNTKKGFDVKIAAAVAEETSLPFVTAENKFEALAAHDAFVETSGALNTVAASLMKIANDIRFLGSGPRCGLGELILPENEPGSSIMPGKVNPTQCEALTMVCARVMGNHVAVTVGGSNGHFELNVFKPMIASGLLQSLRLLGDASSSFDKNCVQGIQANKERISKLLHESLMLITSLNPKIGYDNAAAVAKKAHKEGSTLKEAALKLGVLTSEEFDNLVVPEKMIGPSD
- the LOC115750203 gene encoding major allergen Pru ar 1-like translates to MGVVTFAHELESPVAPDRLFRALMLDAHTLFPMLMPQYIQSIDLIQGDGGVGSVKQTNFSQGSLLKYAKHRMDALDADNFRCKYTLIEGDILSDGLKSVVYEVEFFDDGNGGSICRMTSDYCSDRDIEFRDEDIEAGKDRAMELYRAVEAYLLANPSACT